In Theropithecus gelada isolate Dixy chromosome 13, Tgel_1.0, whole genome shotgun sequence, one DNA window encodes the following:
- the GPATCH11 gene encoding G patch domain-containing protein 11 isoform X3: protein MSRKSGIGHEASLKRKAEEKLESYRKKIHMKNQAEEKAAEQFRMRLKNKQDEMKLEGDLRRSQRACQQLDAQKNIQVPREAWYWLRLEEETEEDEEEKEQDEDEYKSEDLSVLEKLQILTSYLREEHLYCIWCGTAYEDKDDLSSNCPGPTSADHD from the exons ATGTCCA GGAAAAGTGGCATTGGTCATGAGGCATCATTAAAACggaaagcagaggaaaaattGGAAAGCTACAGAAAAAAGATTCACATGAAAAACCAAGCTGAAGAAAAAGCTGCAGAACAGTTTCG AATGCGACTTAAAAATAAGCAAGATGAAATGAAGCTAGAAGGAGATCTCAGAAGAAGCCAGCGAGCCTGTCAACAATTGGATGCCCAGAAA AATATTCAGGTTCCCAGGGAAGCATGGTACTGGTTGAGGCTTGAAGAGGAGActgaagaagatgaagaggaaaaagaacaggATGAAGATGAATATAAGAGTGAAGATTTAAGC GTACtggaaaaattacaaatattgacTAGTTATTTAAGAGAAGAACATCTGTATTGTATTTGGTGTGGAACAGCCTATGAAG ATAAAGACGACCTATCTTCAAATTGTCCAGGACCAACTTCTGCAGATCATGACTAA
- the GPATCH11 gene encoding G patch domain-containing protein 11 isoform X2, protein MKLNMAEEDYMSDSFINVQEDIRPGLPMLRQIREARRKEEKQQEANLKNRQKSLKEEEQERRNVGLKNALGCENKGFALLQKMGYKSGQALGKSGGGIVEPIPLNIKTGKSGIGHEASLKRKAEEKLESYRKKIHMKNQAEEKAAEQFRMRLKNKQDEMKLEGDLRRSQRACQQLDAQKNIQVPREAWYWLRLEEETEEDEEEKEQDEDEYKSEDLSVLEKLQILTSYLREEHLYCIWCGTAYEGKKMLCTF, encoded by the exons ATGAAGTTGAACATGGCAGAAGAGGACTATATGTCTGATTCCTTCATTAATGTCCA AGAAGATATCAGACCAGGATTGCCAATGCTAAGGCAAATCCGAGAAGCCCGccgaaaagaagaaaagcaacaggaagccaatttgaaaaacaggcagaagagtttaaaagaagaagaacaagaaagaCGTAACGTTGGGTTGAAGAATGCACTAGGCTGTGAAAACAAAGGGTTTGCCTTGCTGCAAAAGATGGGCTATAAAAGTGGTCAGGCACTTGGCAAGAGTG GGGGTGGTATTGTTGAACCGATTCCTCTCAATATCAAAACAG GGAAAAGTGGCATTGGTCATGAGGCATCATTAAAACggaaagcagaggaaaaattGGAAAGCTACAGAAAAAAGATTCACATGAAAAACCAAGCTGAAGAAAAAGCTGCAGAACAGTTTCG AATGCGACTTAAAAATAAGCAAGATGAAATGAAGCTAGAAGGAGATCTCAGAAGAAGCCAGCGAGCCTGTCAACAATTGGATGCCCAGAAA AATATTCAGGTTCCCAGGGAAGCATGGTACTGGTTGAGGCTTGAAGAGGAGActgaagaagatgaagaggaaaaagaacaggATGAAGATGAATATAAGAGTGAAGATTTAAGC GTACtggaaaaattacaaatattgacTAGTTATTTAAGAGAAGAACATCTGTATTGTATTTGGTGTGGAACAGCCTATGAAGGTAAGAAAAtgctttgtactttttaa
- the GPATCH11 gene encoding G patch domain-containing protein 11 isoform X1 encodes MKLNMAEEDYMSDSFINVQEDIRPGLPMLRQIREARRKEEKQQEANLKNRQKSLKEEEQERRNVGLKNALGCENKGFALLQKMGYKSGQALGKSGGGIVEPIPLNIKTGKSGIGHEASLKRKAEEKLESYRKKIHMKNQAEEKAAEQFRMRLKNKQDEMKLEGDLRRSQRACQQLDAQKNIQVPREAWYWLRLEEETEEDEEEKEQDEDEYKSEDLSVCFGTISFIGCLSLGNINTLSCGNPLLWGAVLFFARCLAASLASAHQIPVALLLMTTKTLSRHY; translated from the exons ATGAAGTTGAACATGGCAGAAGAGGACTATATGTCTGATTCCTTCATTAATGTCCA AGAAGATATCAGACCAGGATTGCCAATGCTAAGGCAAATCCGAGAAGCCCGccgaaaagaagaaaagcaacaggaagccaatttgaaaaacaggcagaagagtttaaaagaagaagaacaagaaagaCGTAACGTTGGGTTGAAGAATGCACTAGGCTGTGAAAACAAAGGGTTTGCCTTGCTGCAAAAGATGGGCTATAAAAGTGGTCAGGCACTTGGCAAGAGTG GGGGTGGTATTGTTGAACCGATTCCTCTCAATATCAAAACAG GGAAAAGTGGCATTGGTCATGAGGCATCATTAAAACggaaagcagaggaaaaattGGAAAGCTACAGAAAAAAGATTCACATGAAAAACCAAGCTGAAGAAAAAGCTGCAGAACAGTTTCG AATGCGACTTAAAAATAAGCAAGATGAAATGAAGCTAGAAGGAGATCTCAGAAGAAGCCAGCGAGCCTGTCAACAATTGGATGCCCAGAAA AATATTCAGGTTCCCAGGGAAGCATGGTACTGGTTGAGGCTTGAAGAGGAGActgaagaagatgaagaggaaaaagaacaggATGAAGATGAATATAAGAGTGAAGATTTAAGCGTATGCTTTGGCACCATTTCCTTCATAGGGTGTCTCAGCCTTGGCAACATTAACACTTTGAGTTGTGGTAATCCACTGTTGTGGGGAGCTGTCCTGTTTTTCgcaagatgtttagcagcatctctggcctctgcccaccaGATACCAGTTGCACTTTTGCTTATGACAACCAAAACCCTCTCCAGACATTACTAA